The following nucleotide sequence is from Catonella massiliensis.
CATCTGAACCGGAATCTATTGTGCCTTCCTTTGTACCATCAGCACCATTACCTGTCTCATTCGTCTTGCCAATATCTTTCTTACCGGTATCTGCCTTCCCTTCTTGAGACTTCTTATTCTCGTTCTTGTTTTCTGGAGTCTTACTCTCTGTAGGCTTCTTTTCCGACTTACTCTCTGTAGACTTCTTATTTTCAGGCTTTCTCTCCGTAGACTTCTTCTCTGACTTGCTCTCTGAAGACTTCTTATTTTCAGTCTTACTCTCCGTAGACTTCTTCTCTGAAGTCTTCTTAGTTTCAGGCTTGCTCTCCGTAGGCTTCTTTTCTGACTTACTCTCTGAAGTCTTCTTATTTTCAGGCTTGCTCTCTGTAGACTTCTTCTCTGACTTGCTCTCTGAAGTCTTCTTATTTTCAGCCTTGCTCTCCGTAGACTTCTTCTCTGACTTACTCTCTGAGGACTTTTTATTCTCGACTTTACTTTCTGAAGCCTTCTTTTTCTCAGTCTTACTTTCAGAGGTCTTCTTAGTTTCAGGCTTGCTGCTTGAAGATTTCTTATTTCCTGCCTTGCTTTCCGGCTTCTTCTCTGACTTTTTCTCTGATTTTTTCTCTTCCTTACTCTCTGACTCGCTCTTCTTGCCCTGTGAAGGCTTTTTCTCTGTGTTGTTATCAGCCACAGTCTTTTTTGCAGGCTTATCTTCTGCTTTCTCATCAGGTACAACCGGAGTATTCGCTACAGGCTTAATTATACTTGATATGGTGTTGTACCAAGTAGCAGTTATTTTAAGCGGTTTATCAGGCATAATGATGTCTTCGCTTACACCGTATTGTTTCCCATTGTCTACTTTCCAACCTGAGAAATAATAGTCTTTCTTCAAAGGTCTGATAGGGGTAGCCAGACTTCCTACCTCATAAGGAACGCTATACACTGCACTTCCGTTAGCACAGTCTACTGTAAGATAAGGTCTCCATCTAGCGATAAGCTTGGTGCCTGTTACCCTGTCAGGCATAATGAAGGTATCAGAAGGCTTACGGTTTACTGCATTACCCTGTGAGTCTAAGGTATCCCAACCACCAAACTCATAGCCAGGGCGCACATAGATGTTAGGTCTTACAGTCACACTTGTCCCACTGTCGTAATACTTAGGCTCTATAGTCTCAGCACCTTCATAATTAAGGTCATACATAAGTTTTCGTGAAGGGCCGCTTATAAGGCTGAAGCTAACTGTAGCAGGAGGTGCTTCTACTACTGTTGTAGTCTTAACAGGTTCGCCTGAGTATGCACTGCCTGCTTTTGACAAGGCAAGTTCAGCTGTATAATGAACATTTGCATTGACAACTGCTGTGTGAGTATTTACACTGGCATCCTCATCTCCAAGAACAAATGATATAGTTCCCTTATATAAGTTTTCATTTTCCTTTGTTATCCCCGTAACAGGTAAAACCTTTTTACCATCAATCGTTACAGTGGCCTCACCTTCAGGAATAGATGTCCAGTATTTACGCTGGTCATCTGCACGACGGAATGCCTTATCAGGCCTTATCACTATTTCCATAGTAATAGGCTTTCCTGGTTCAATTTCTCCCGAGGTATTACGTATGCTTGAGATAACTGAAGGCTTAAATCCATCTACACTATCATTAATCTTTCCATTACCTTGCCCGTTACCTCTTGTATATCCCCAAGCTATGAGATAACCTTCCTGCTCCATTTTCTGTAGTATCTCTTCAGGAACCTTCGCTTCTGTTCTGCCTAGCTTTGCAGGATCCCTTAACTCTGATATATGTGACATGTTGCCTTTTCCACCTGTACCAGCACCGGTGATAAGGTATCCCTTTTCGGGTTTACCAAAAAATATAAAGCATACTTTTTCGGAAGAATCTATAGTAGCACTAAGTTCTGCACCGTTTGTGACAGGCCCTTGGGATAATACCTCAAGTCCACCATCAGACTTCAGCCTTGTTATTACACTGTATACTTCCGCATGGTCCATATTGGATGTGGCTTTAATTGTTATATTACCAGCCAGTACAGTCTGCGAAAAACCACTGCTAACTAGGCTAACAACTAACATTGCAACAAGGACAAGACTTCCAAAGGTAAGCTTTACAGATTTCATAGTTTTTCTCCACTCTTTTAGTAAAATTAACAGGTTACGGAGTTATATTATATTAAAATGCTTCTTATATTGTTTTAGCATTTTAATTAGCTCTTTCATAATTCTGTACTGTATTTTGTTTATTGTGAAGTTTATAAGAATTCTTTACAAACAAAAACAGGACTTACACCTTATATCGGCATAAGTCCATTAAATTATAATACGTATAATATATTTTTTTTACCTTAAGCACACTTATTCTCTTAATCACTTAACAAGGCTAGACCAAGTATTCATAAAACACTTCATTCATAACATCTCACTTATACTTGTACCAAAAGCTTATTACTTTTCAGCATTTATATAGTTTATCAAACCACCCTGCTTTATTATCTTCTTTATAAAGTCCGGAAAAGCCTGACCTATAAAGCTCTCTCCTGTGGTAAGGTCTTTGATTATACCTGTGTCAAAGTCTATCTCCACCTCATCACCGTTATTGATAGCCTCTGCGGCCTCCGCACATTCAATGATTGGAAGACCTATATTTATCGCATTCCTGTAGAATATCCTTGCAAATGTCTTTGCTACCACACAGGCTATACCTGATGCCTTGATGGCTATAGGTGCATGTTCCCTGGAAGAGCCGCAGCCAAAGTTATCTCCTGCTACCATTATATCTCCCGGCTTCACCTTGTTTACAAAGTCTGCATCTATGTCTATCATACATTTTGCCGCAAGCTCGGCTGGGTCTGAGGTATTTAGGTATCTTGCCGGAATGATTACATCTGTATCTACGTCATTACCATATTTATGAACATATCCTCTTGCTTCCATAATCCCTCCTATAATCCCAGTTCTTCAGGCGAACTTATTTTACCTGTAATGGCACTTGCAGCAGCCACTGCAGGGCTTGCAAGGTAGACCTCACTTTCAGTATGTCCCATACGGCCTACAAAGTTTCTATTGGTTGTAGATACTGCGCGCTCACCTGCTGCAAGCACTCCCATATGTCCTCCAAGACATGGTCCGCAGGTAGGGGTACTTACGATACAGCCTGCCTGTACAAAGGTAGTAATCAGTCCCTCTTTAAGTGCCGTAAGGTAGACCTCTTGGGTAGCAGGGATGACAATTGCTCTTACCCCCGGTGCCACCTTTTTATCCTTCATTACCTCAGCAGCCACCCTTATATCTGATATCCTGCCGTTGGTACAAGAACCGATGACTACCTGGTCTATCTTAACTTCCCCAGTTTCACCTATAGTCCTTGTATTCTCAGGGAGGTGTGGAAATGCAATAGTAGGCTCAAGTTCAGCGAGATTTATTTCAATGACCTCATCATAGAGCGCATCCACATCAGCCTCATATACCTTGTATGGCTTTGTGGAATGCTCCTTTATATACTCTAGGGTAATCTCATCCACAGGGAAGATGCCATTCTTTGCACCCGCTTCTATCGCCATATTAGCTATGGTAAATCTATCGTCCATGGTCAGGTTCTTCACTCCGTCTCCGCTAAATTCCATAGATTTGTAAAGAGCACCGTCCACTCCTATCTTTCCTATAATGTGAAGTATGACATCCTTCCCGCTAACCCACTTCTTCATCTTACCTGTAAGCACGAACTTTATGGCTGAAGGCACCTTAAACCAGGCTTTGCCTGTAACCATGCCTGCCGCCATATCAGTACTTCCGACACCTGTGGAGAAGGCTCCCAAAGCCCCGTAAGTACAGGTATGTGAGTCTGCACCTATAATGCAGTCTCCCGCTGTAACCACTCCCTGTTCAGGAAGAAGGGCATGCTCTATGCCCATACAGCCTACTTCAAAGTAGTTGGTTATATCATGGCTTATGGCATAATCACGCATACATTTGCAGTTTTCTGCCGATT
It contains:
- a CDS encoding InlB B-repeat-containing protein → MKSVKLTFGSLVLVAMLVVSLVSSGFSQTVLAGNITIKATSNMDHAEVYSVITRLKSDGGLEVLSQGPVTNGAELSATIDSSEKVCFIFFGKPEKGYLITGAGTGGKGNMSHISELRDPAKLGRTEAKVPEEILQKMEQEGYLIAWGYTRGNGQGNGKINDSVDGFKPSVISSIRNTSGEIEPGKPITMEIVIRPDKAFRRADDQRKYWTSIPEGEATVTIDGKKVLPVTGITKENENLYKGTISFVLGDEDASVNTHTAVVNANVHYTAELALSKAGSAYSGEPVKTTTVVEAPPATVSFSLISGPSRKLMYDLNYEGAETIEPKYYDSGTSVTVRPNIYVRPGYEFGGWDTLDSQGNAVNRKPSDTFIMPDRVTGTKLIARWRPYLTVDCANGSAVYSVPYEVGSLATPIRPLKKDYYFSGWKVDNGKQYGVSEDIIMPDKPLKITATWYNTISSIIKPVANTPVVPDEKAEDKPAKKTVADNNTEKKPSQGKKSESESKEEKKSEKKSEKKPESKAGNKKSSSSKPETKKTSESKTEKKKASESKVENKKSSESKSEKKSTESKAENKKTSESKSEKKSTESKPENKKTSESKSEKKPTESKPETKKTSEKKSTESKTENKKSSESKSEKKSTERKPENKKSTESKSEKKPTESKTPENKNENKKSQEGKADTGKKDIGKTNETGNGADGTKEGTIDSGSDGKKDVSPDETAESPENKENTDEITEEIKEEVTDKDEAEKEETEKKETEKKDTQKDTKKNEASDKEEDTKNSDSKSAKKESSKKESGKEANKDFDKKESSGKDSGKESSKESGKKESTEKASDKKDGDSTESGKKDNSSAESGNKASSSNDSGKKGSSTPESGKRGGSYTESGNNGGLASQSVKENVSVSASGKGGAGIIDPNTGLPRDFVNGAASRSEINKTRAFGVGQDQGFEILLYDEQGVPLYGNKAGVLIYRGKVLKNSNILKNGKILKNGKLLVDGKVFTIAAKTLPVTGGRVNVEFWLGLSILSALGAYMLSEAKRKKVK
- the leuD gene encoding 3-isopropylmalate dehydratase small subunit produces the protein MEARGYVHKYGNDVDTDVIIPARYLNTSDPAELAAKCMIDIDADFVNKVKPGDIMVAGDNFGCGSSREHAPIAIKASGIACVVAKTFARIFYRNAINIGLPIIECAEAAEAINNGDEVEIDFDTGIIKDLTTGESFIGQAFPDFIKKIIKQGGLINYINAEK
- the leuC gene encoding 3-isopropylmalate dehydratase large subunit, giving the protein MGMTMTQKILADHAGLPKVQAGELIEVGLDMVLGNDVTAPVAIKELSKFKDNKVFDKDKIALVPDHFTPNKDIKSAENCKCMRDYAISHDITNYFEVGCMGIEHALLPEQGVVTAGDCIIGADSHTCTYGALGAFSTGVGSTDMAAGMVTGKAWFKVPSAIKFVLTGKMKKWVSGKDVILHIIGKIGVDGALYKSMEFSGDGVKNLTMDDRFTIANMAIEAGAKNGIFPVDEITLEYIKEHSTKPYKVYEADVDALYDEVIEINLAELEPTIAFPHLPENTRTIGETGEVKIDQVVIGSCTNGRISDIRVAAEVMKDKKVAPGVRAIVIPATQEVYLTALKEGLITTFVQAGCIVSTPTCGPCLGGHMGVLAAGERAVSTTNRNFVGRMGHTESEVYLASPAVAAASAITGKISSPEELGL